The following proteins are encoded in a genomic region of Primulina huaijiensis isolate GDHJ02 chromosome 3, ASM1229523v2, whole genome shotgun sequence:
- the LOC140974027 gene encoding V-type proton ATPase subunit G 1-like — MAASGSQNGIQLLLAAEQEAQHIVNTARTAKQNRLKQAKEEAEKDIADFRAQMEAEFQKKVSESSGDSGANMKRLEQETEEKISHLKEEASRVSPDVVSMLLKHVTTVKN, encoded by the exons ATGGCAGCCAGTGGTAGCCAGAATGGAATTCAACTGTTACTAGCAGCAGAACAAGAAGCTCAGCACATTGTCAATACCGCTAGAACCG CAAAGCAAAACAGGTTGAAGCAGGCAAAAGAAGAAGCCGAGAAGGATATTGCTGATTTCCGTGCTCAAATGGAAGCCGAATTTCAGAAAAAGGTTTCAGAG AGCAGTGGAGACTCGGGAGCCAACATGAAGCGTCTTGAACAAGAGACAGAGGAAAAGATCTCTCACCTCAAGGAAGAGGCTTCAAGAGTTTCCCCTGATGTTGTCTCGATGCTGTTGAAGCACGTGACTACCGTGAAGAACTGA
- the LOC140974026 gene encoding patatin-like protein 6: MIHVKKDFSEMDFMDIDESSMMNPLVEMEESSIDTDKLCYEIFSILESKFLFGYDDQKLWVEENDIVTESGGVLKMKNQRGKVCILSIDGSGMRSMISGKALWCLETTLKNKSGNPDARIADYFDVAAGAGVGGIFTAMLFASSDQDRPMFHADDTWKFLSAVGEKLYLPAKSRGSGGNFLRRIFKKSSGSKLYTAGLDKPMKESFMDAKTGRVLTLKDTLKPVLIPCYDLSSAAPFLFSRADALETDSYDFNLWEVCLATSAEPGFSDPVSMRSVDGLTWCVGVDGGLAMSNPTAAAITHVLHNKQEFPFVRGVEDILVLSLGAGGQLIEGSFDYDKVRKWKAEDWVRPLARISGDAAVELVDQAVAAAFGPSRTSNYVRIQLANGSVFSHCGANIDSDPSTSNVNTLLGIGDEMLKERNVESVLFGGERIGEQSNFEKLDWFAEQLVLEHRRRSCRIAPTVAFKQATSKHP; this comes from the exons ATGATTCATGTGAAGAAAGATTTTTCGGAAATGGATTTCATGGATATTGATGAGAGTAGCATGATGAACCCACTTGTGGAAATGGAAGAATCCAGCATTGATACTGATAAACTATGCTACGAGATTTTTTCCATACTGGAGAGCAAGTTTTTGTTCGGCTATGATGATCAGAAGCTTTGGGTTGAAGAAAACGACATTGTTACAGAGAGTGGTGGAGTTCTGAAGATGAAGAATCAGCGAGGAAAAGTCTGCATTCTGAGCATTGATGGCAGCGGGATGCGGAGCATGATATCGGGCAAGGCGTTATGGTGTTTGGAAACAACGTTGAAGAATAAGTCGGGGAATCCCGATGCCAGAATTGCGGACTATTTTGACGTCGCCGCCGGCGCAGGCGTCGGAGGGATCTTCACGGCGATGCTTTTCGCCTCATCGGACCAGGACCGCCCTATGTTCCACGCCGACGACACGTGGAAGTTCCTCTCTGCGGTGGGTGAAAAACTTTACCTCCCCGCCAAATCCCGAGGCTCCGGTGGCAATTTTTTGAGGCGGATTTTCAAGAAAAGCAGCGGTTCGAAACTGTACACGGCTGGTTTAGATAAGCCGATGAAGGAATCGTTCATGGATGCGAAAACAGGGCGGGTTTTGACGCTGAAAGACACGTTGAAACCGGTTTTAATCCCGTGCTACGACCTCTCCAGCGCGGCGCCATTCCTGTTCTCCAGAGCCGACGCCCTGGAGACGGACAGCTACGACTTCAACCTCTGGGAGGTGTGTTTGGCCACGTCGGCCGAACCGGGTTTCTCTGACCCGGTCAGTATGAGGTCTGTGGATGGCTTAACCTGGTGCGTGGGGGTGGACGGCGGGTTGGCCATGAGTAACCCGACGGCGGCGGCTATTACGCACGTCCTGCATAACAAGCAGGAGTTTCCCTTCGTGAGGGGGGTGGAGGACATTCTGGTGCTTTCACTAGGAGCCGGCGGGCAGCTGATTGAGGGAAGTTTCGATTATGACAAGGTTAGGAAATGGAAGGCGGAGGATTGGGTCCGACCCTTGGCTCGGATTTCCGGCGACGCCGCGGTGGAACTCGTTGACCAGGCTGTGGCCGCGGCTTTTGGCCCGAGCCGCACAAGTAATTACGTCCGCATTCAG CTGGCTAATGGATCCGTCTTCAGTCACTGTGGTGCAAATATCGACTCCGACCCCAGTACAAGCAATGTCAATACTCTACTAGGCATAGGAGACGAAATGCTGAAAGAGAGAAACGTAGAATCTGTCCTCTTCGGTGGCGAGAGGATTGGAGAGCAAAGCAATTTCGAGAAACTCGACTGGTTTGCTGAGCAACTTGTGCTAGAGCATCGGAGGAGGAGTTGCAGAATAGCTCCTACCGTTGCATTCAAGCAAGCAACTTCTAAACATCCGTAA